In Candidatus Roseilinea sp., one DNA window encodes the following:
- a CDS encoding transcriptional regulator — protein MLIIESGQLAGQRWLVDSDVVVIGREIGIADLMLPERQVSRRHAKIERTPEGFVLTDLNSKNGTFLNGKEVKEPKLLQDGDEIQIALCVKIAFVGSDATAPLNARPISKAMRPVVRGIRIDKESRRVYIAEQELEPPLSLQQYRLLELLMDANGGLVSRQEIVERVWEGESAYGVSEQAIDALVRRLRDRIAERDPDHEYIVTVRGHGLRFENRYQ, from the coding sequence ATGCTCATCATTGAAAGCGGCCAGTTGGCCGGTCAGCGCTGGCTGGTGGATAGCGACGTCGTGGTAATCGGCCGCGAAATCGGCATCGCTGATCTGATGTTGCCCGAGCGCCAGGTGTCGCGTCGCCACGCCAAGATCGAACGCACGCCGGAAGGATTCGTGCTGACCGATCTGAACAGTAAGAACGGCACGTTCCTGAACGGCAAAGAGGTGAAGGAACCCAAGTTGCTTCAGGATGGCGACGAGATCCAGATCGCGCTGTGCGTCAAGATCGCCTTCGTGGGCAGCGACGCGACGGCGCCACTCAACGCCCGCCCGATCAGCAAGGCGATGCGCCCGGTGGTGCGCGGCATCCGCATTGACAAGGAGAGCCGCCGCGTCTACATCGCCGAGCAGGAGCTCGAGCCGCCGCTCTCGTTGCAACAGTATCGCCTGCTCGAGCTGCTCATGGACGCGAACGGTGGTCTGGTCTCGCGCCAGGAAATCGTCGAGCGCGTGTGGGAGGGCGAGAGCGCCTACGGCGTGAGCGAGCAGGCGATTGACGCCCTGGTGCGTCGCCTGCGTGACCGCATCGCCGAGCGCGACCCCGACCACG